The Neurospora crassa OR74A linkage group V, whole genome shotgun sequence sequence CATGAGGCGCAAGCCCATAGTAGCCTCACGGGTCCATACCACGCATCGCTTGAGCGTAACGCCCGTTTTTCCAATGCCACCACGGGGAGCAGACTCGTCAAGCTCAGAGAGAGCGCGGCGAATTTGAGTCTCCAGGGTAGCCACCAGAGTCAAATATGACCGAAGCTCCTTGCTGATGGCAGCCCGTAGACTCTGGCCCAGTAGTCCGTTTGCCGGCGTTTTGGTAAACTCGTTTAGTCCTCTGTAGAGAAGCGAAGGCTCGGCCAGCGTGTTGAGAAGAGAGATGATGGGGATAGGAAGCGTTGGTGGTAGCTTCAACGTTGTGTCGTTGAGAAAGGGGAGAGTTGCCGATGAAAGGCCCTGCAGGGTGAAGGGCAGGTCCCTCAACAAGGCCGGCTCCGAAGGGTCATGCGCCACATCCCTTTCGTCTCTTGAAGCAGGGCCAGCCTGGTGACTCTGGACAGGCGTATGACCTTGGTCTCGACCATGTCTTGGCCTTTCTGGGGGGAGATTGTGAGAGCCTTCGGGAGAAGGGGCATCCTCCATGACCTCCTCATCCTGAACCTCGTCATATGCCGGGATCCTGGGTTCGGCAGGCCATGCTGACGGTTGAGGAGGTGTTTGCGCCTGGATCTGGGGGTGGAACTGAGGGTCGAAATGAGGTTGCTGTCGGGCAAGCGGGCTTAAAGGGAGGGGCTCATTGGGGTCTGGCGAGTCCGAGAGCTGGTATAGAAAGTAGAGGATGGCCCACTTTTGGTTGAGCACCGGGAGGGAGAGTAGTCGGGTGTAGAGGTGGGAAAAGCGCAGTGCCTGGGTTGGGTTTCCCTGGATCAGCTTCCTCTTGATCAAGTCGGAGGCATTGTTGACGTCGGCATCATAGCTTGGCGAGGAGGGTCTGGTTTGGGGAGAAAGGCAGAGAGAGTTAGCAATGTTTGTTTTGTTATCTCAGGCCGGCGCCGTTGCTGGAGCAAGCCTCCTTACTGTTCGAGAAGGGCCTTGACGGCCGAGGCATAGTCGTCGTGTCGAAGCTCGGCGGTCTGGTCGTCTTCGTAGGGGTTTTCGGGGATCAGGTGGGCTATGAGGCTGTCGATGGCGCTGGAGATCTTCTGGGCTCGGTGTTCCTGCTGTCGGCTAGCCATTGTTGCATTGTCTGGGGGTGGGTGGAATTGGCGGCGTCCAGTTGTATGCCCATCACATCTTCCTTGTCTCCGTCCCTTGGTTCTTCAGCTTTCCTTTGCTTGCTCGAATTTCTCAAACCTAATGATGCCAAGTGGTAGCGCAGgtgggtttggtttggtttggtttggtttggtttgggggGTGTTGCCGGCCGGAGAGGGGACGGGACGCGCCACAAGACGCGACAgacggtgatggtgttgatcTTGTTGTTTGTTCCTGGAAGCTTGGTACTGAACCTACCTAAGTTGCACTTGGTGATCATGGCGGCTCTTTCCAGCGCTCCCAGTTCACTGAACGGGAAAATAGACTAGTACACTGCCCGGGTTGTAGGCGGCaggcagtagaggtacccggGCGCtcaataggtaggtaggtagaggtagttccATGTTGCGCCCGTACCTTAGGTGATTTAGCGTGCATCTTTCAGCGCTCTTTTCAGAACTCTCTCGCAAAGTCCAACAACCCAACAACCGCCCGGAAACCGAAGTGACCAccaaaggaggaggagaacgaCAACTCAGGTCCCGTGGGTCTCGATTCAGACTTCCAACCGTCCAACAACCAGCCTTTGTCGATCTGATACACCAATCTACTTGTCGACGACAGGATGCTCAATTCATCAGTCTGAGCCCAGATTCGCAATTGCATAGCGTTGGCCGACGGTTTCAGGCCCAGATGATCATATTCCCGCGTCGCAATTGTGCTGTTGCTTCGCACGCGACTGTCCGGGACTGACGCCATTCGCAGGCAGGGGCTTCATATTCCAAGGGAAGCGCCCATTACCAACGAGTAGAGTTCTTGCtcggaagaagggaaaccATTATCAACTTCAACTTTCTTCTGTTTGGGGGAGTGGTCCGACCTCCTGAGGTTCTTTCTGGAGGACGCCAGGCaccatccttctccttcttcgccgaGGTCACAGTccgccctcctcttccggtTCCGGTTCCGGTCCCGGCCCGGATTTCGACCTCGACGGCATTTCCAGACCGACACATCTACAACCGCTCTGTGAAGAGCCACACCTACCAACATGGTCGACATAAATCCCGCGGCCCTCAGTCGGCCATCCGTCAACATCTCGACTCCTATTCTTGCTACAAAATCCATCAATGTTTCCGTTCCTCCATTACAAAAGCCAAAGACCAGCCAACTCATCCCGGCCCGCATCGACCTCGAACCTATATATACTGCTCTCAGGGCAAACATTGGTCTAGAACAATGGACGGTTTACAAGGAAGCCGTTGGCAACTTTCTGCTTGGTTGGTCTCCCTTCAGGCCGACTGCCCTCGACACGCCCAGGGACTAACAAACATCCTTTTGTAGGTCGCCTCAACCAAGCCGAGCTCAGTGCGCGCATCGACCCAATATTGGCCTCTCCCGATGGTACCAAAGAGCACCTTCATAACCAGCTCATCGCTGCTATATACGGAAATGTCACTCGAGAAATGCCTGACCAGGGCCTTGCGCCTTGGGTCAGCGCAAACGATAAACCCTCAACCAACACGTCGAACAAGCCCGTGTCGGGTGATGCCGCCGAAAGACGGTTGAAGGGAGAGGTCATGCAACTTCCCAGCAGGGACAGAAGACGTATCAAAGATCTCGCCCTCAACGACGTATGTGAAACACGACGTCAGCTTGTTTCGACCGGACCACTAACAGCTTTCGATGCAGTTCGACCCCTACGAGTCCCTGTCTAGCGTGTTCGTTGACCACTCCAGAAACAAGTCCATCAAGACTGCCGAGGTACCAGCAAGTGCCGCAGGAGGTCTCAGCCGGATGAGTAAGTTTTCGACTAGCCACCAGCATGAGCTGTTACTAACCTTGCCTCTCTCTTCACAGACTATGATCTGGAAATCAGGAAACGATATGCACAGCCGCTCGCAGTAGAGTCCGGAGAGTTCCCCGATGTCAGCAACATCGAGGCCAAAATGCTTCCCATATGCTACGAGGCTGGCCTCTCGGGCGGACACGCGCCAGAAGCCGCCCAGTTCATGTCGATAGCCACGGAAACGTTCATCAAGCAGGTCATGTCCTCCATATTCAGCCGAACGAGGAGTAACGGCCCCGGAGACTCTGGTAACGCCGGTTTCGGAGCGGGTAACGCTTGGATTCAAACACACAAGTACCGACGCAAGTtgcagaaggaagaagaggcctTTCAGAGGGGCGAGGTAACACGCGATAAGAGCGGCCTATTGCCCGTGGAAGCTAAAGCCGCCAGCGAGCGTGGGCCTCTGGGCATGGCGGATTTCCGCATAGCGCTGGAGATGGGTGACTGCGGACTAGCTAACTTTCCCATTGTCGCCAAGTCGGTCATCTACGACTACCGGGAAGGGGAGCTTGAAAACTGGGACGATCACACGTACATTGACGGGCGGGAAGTACGACCGACTACCGACGGAGATGTGGAGATGGGTGGAATGGCGGCCAACGGCAAAGCAGATGGGCCATTACCCAATGGCGTCAATCACGAGGACGCTATGGAAGTTGacaacgatgatgatgatatgcCTTGGGAAGGCGCAAGCTCGGAGGATGGGGACTTTCTCAACAGCGTTTTGGATACATGCCTTACCGTGGGCTAATACTTGGTTGGGGCACGGTGGAACATTTTCAACATGGGGGTTTTTCATTTTACACAAAGGGCGACTGGCGTTACGTAAGATGACTGGGCAGCCTTTTTACCTGCATTCAACATACTCTGCGGCGGCGTTTTTCCCTTTGAAAAAGCACAGGTAGGTTACTGCCTGAGTTTCTGACCTATGGGCATGTCACTTGTTACTATATGGTTCTTTGAGGAGTTGGAAAGATGGTGAAGAGCACTGGATGCCGGATCCCTTTGCAGGAGAAAGAGACAGAGCGTTTATCCCTTTGGTTgtatctttttttcttttctttttattctctaCCGACGATACCCGGAATCATCTTTGTCTTCTTGGCGCGTCTCTCTCGATGAATTGCAAGGGGTTCGAGCAAAGTGGTATTGGAAACGGTATGGCATAGGCTGCCACTACAAAAGTGCAGCGGGAAGTACCTACGGTTATGGAGAGTGTGTTTGGCCTTGTATCTGGCTACACTAGACTAACAGCTAGATGGTTCTCGGAATTTCAGAAGAACCTGTCAATGTGTCATGGAGGCTTTGAATCTGGTGTAAAGAACAATGTTGAGATGTACATTATGCATTCAGGGGTAATTGGGAACAAGAGGCGCCAAATGTTTACTTTGGTCCAGGCTTGGCAATTTAACCCCTTAGTGAACCCTGCTGCAACCCTGCAGTGAAGCACTATAGCGGCGCTGAACACGATCTGCACGACGCGCCCTGGGCCGCCATTTGACGCGTTTTCCCCACCATATCACAACCATTAGCCCACTTTCTCACTAAAAGATAAGGTAGTGATGCGATAACTGAACCATACCACTTACACCACAACCCCTACTATCTCGGTCGTATTTAAGGTAGttcttcatcctcgttcTCGAAATCATTGCGGCCATTTCTGGAAGAGACAGACAGTGATGCAGAAAACCCACCCTCAACACTAATACCCAAAACCTCACACCAGCGGCCACAATGGCTGCTTCGGCCTCGCCTTCGCCAGGACGCGCTTCCGGATCGCGTAGCGCAACACCGTCATCGCCAGTCTTCAAGGCTGCTGACCAGTCAGATGTCGACATGTCTGATAGCTCCGACGAGGTGGATGAGGAGATCCTGCGACCAAGAGGCAGATTTGCTGCCGGAATGCAGTCAAAGAGCAACCCAGCTCCCGAATCAGAGTCCGAATCTGACCAAGAGATGAGAGATGATACCCCGAAGCGACCATCAGCGAATTCTCTTGCCAGTGTGACCAAGAGTCTCGTTCAAGAtggcgatgacgaagacgacgacgagattgTAACGACCCGCCCGAGAAAGCTACAGCAACGACAGCGAAAACACACCGCGACACCCGAACCCAAGCCACGAGATGAACCAACCGCTGCCTCACCCGGCCTCTTTGTCTCTCCCGAGAGACAAGCAGCCCAAGCGCCCGATTCCCCAGGCCTTTTTGTCTCCCCTGCGAAACCTTCAGGCCGTCCTGGTCCGGATAATGGCTTAGCAAGCGACGATGAAGAGTTCCCCAGCATCAGCAACCTCCAGAAGAACCCTCGCTTCCAGGCACTtgtggagaagaagcgcaaaGAGCGCGAGGCCAgagaagccgaagaagaacGAAAGAAGACCGAACGACGGGCAGCAATGGCAGCTGATGATCGAATGTCCatggatgaggacgacgacaacatATCCGACGACGAGGGCGGCCGAAAGCTTACACAAAAGGCTGGTACAAAGAAGCCATCACAACGAAAGGCTAGCAAGAAGGCACTCGAGGAAATGCACAGGGAGACACAACGCATGGCAAGAGAGCTACAACTGGCACACGAACCCAAAGTCAAGAACAAGATCACCAAGGCCACACTATTTGAAAGGTTCAACTTTCGACCTGCCGGTGCCGCTGCTGCGACTACAGGAAAGCCAGCGAAAGAGTCTAGTGGGCCCGAGTCGCCGGCGACGTCACGGCCAAGTGATACAGAAAAGGTGCCAGAGAAGGAGACACCACCAAGCTCCCCTCCAGTGGGAAACAAGCAACCCGACAAGACAGTGGAAGAGCTCGCCACATCCACCGGCGACCTCCTCATACAAGAGAACTCGGACGGAGAACTGCCCACTCTCGAACAAGCTCTCActcaaaagaagaagctcgACAAGGGCAAAGGCaaagccaccgccgccgactTCGAAGCCGAGGTCACGGCTTCCCTCCCCAAAGTAAAACGCAACGTTCGCGTCAAACTCCCGCTCCAACCATCCTCTATTCAAGCCAACACCATCtccctcgacgacgacgacgaagatgatgaccTCCAAGTCAAACCCCAAACTCGCAAGTCCAAGATCGACGCCATCTTCGATCGCGTCCCGCTCAACCAAACCCGTGAACCGCGTCCCCTCCAAGTCCTCCGCAAACTCGCCCACATCGACGACCCAGAGAAACTC is a genomic window containing:
- a CDS encoding transcriptional co-activator, whose protein sequence is MVDINPAALSRPSVNISTPILATKSINVSVPPLQKPKTSQLIPARIDLEPIYTALRANIGLEQWTVYKEAVGNFLLGRLNQAELSARIDPILASPDGTKEHLHNQLIAAIYGNVTREMPDQGLAPWVSANDKPSTNTSNKPVSGDAAERRLKGEVMQLPSRDRRRIKDLALNDFDPYESLSSVFVDHSRNKSIKTAEVPASAAGGLSRMNYDLEIRKRYAQPLAVESGEFPDVSNIEAKMLPICYEAGLSGGHAPEAAQFMSIATETFIKQVMSSIFSRTRSNGPGDSGNAGFGAGNAWIQTHKYRRKLQKEEEAFQRGEVTRDKSGLLPVEAKAASERGPLGMADFRIALEMGDCGLANFPIVAKSVIYDYREGELENWDDHTYIDGREVRPTTDGDVEMGGMAANGKADGPLPNGVNHEDAMEVDNDDDDMPWEGASSEDGDFLNSVLDTCLTVG